The Oncorhynchus keta strain PuntledgeMale-10-30-2019 chromosome 28, Oket_V2, whole genome shotgun sequence DNA segment gagagcgaaagagagagacagagagagagcgaaagagagagagaggagatagagagggggagagagcaacagagagagagaggagatagagagggggagagagcgagagagagattggggagagagaaagagagaaaacaagagagagagcgaggagggggGATTATATGACTGATGTGAGTGGGTAGGAGATGGCTGTTATTACCATGTTGTATTCAGAATGCACTAACCTGGATCTGAGCGCTGTCCTTGCACTGATTTTTCCTGCAATGGAAAAAAACAGGCACCATGATTAActactgtgacacacacacaaacacacacacacacacacacacacacacacacacacacacacacacacacacacacacacacacacacacacacacacacacacacacacacacacacacacacacacacacacacacacacacacacacacgcacacacactgaaactCTCCCTAACCTACTACCTgcatactgtacatccctaacATACTGTCCATACATACATCAATCGTATATGTTCATTGTGACACGCACACAGTGACATGTATTCCAATGTAATAAAGCTGACCAGATACTGTAGCAAGCAAACCTGCCATGATGAGAAAATGGGGCATGCCTCCAGTTGGAactcatatatacatatataaagtGATAACTTCAATTCCTATACGGTAATTGTACAGACCCACACAAACCTCCCCCACTGCTGTAGGGTAAATGGGTTAAATAAGTCATACTCTGTAGGGTTGCATTGCATCACCAGTAAATGCATTTCTATCTAGCGTTGCATGCTAAATAACAGATTTATCTTGTTGCAGTGAGATGAATATAGAGGGACTGTTTGGGTAATGCTATGATTATGCCTGCTCTGCTGTGCAAACACACAATGAATATGTCATCCAATGCTATCTCTGCAAACAGACATAGCATGCATTGAGCCAATATGCATTTTTAcgcataatgcattataacctcCATCATAATTTATAACCTCCATCACCATTTATAACCTCCATCACCAGTTATAACCTCCATCATAATGTATAACCTCCATCACCAGTTATAACCTCCATCATAATTTATAACCTCCATCACCAGTTATAACCTCAATCACCAGTTATGACCTTCAGAATCACAGAACCGAAATCTATCTTAGTCACCTTCAAAAAAACATTCAGAATAGTTGCCAAAGTTGATACATTTCTTATCGTGCATTTTCAATGAAACACATGGGGGTGGCAGTTATACGCTAAGACCTGGCCTTCACAACTCTCCAATCATCTACAGAAGAATTGTATTCACTATCTATCGGCTCACGCTAAAATAAGTCAAGTCAATTGGAGTTCCTTCGGCAATATCCACAGAGAGGGGAACGTCTTCAAAGggtaagaacagaacagagcagaactttggaaagggaaaggagatAGAAACACACACTGTCTTACCTGAGTTCTGAAGGAGCCCGGATCTGAAAGGAGTTTGAAAACAGGCATGGTGAGTGGGTTACAAGGAGAACGCataacagccacacacacactcacgatcACACGCACAAACTgttacccaacacacacacacacacactctctcacacacacagtgttccaGCGCTGCAGAAGCACTCTCTCATTAGTGAAGCAGAAAGCAACTCGCGGTACTGTCTACTCTTTTTACTCATTggtttgttgtgttgtgctgaAGGTACCTGACAGGAGTAAACCACTTCAGGGGGGCAGGGCTGACGACTGTTCTGACAGTTTGTTCTCTGTTAGTTCATTGGCTCTCCTGGGACGGGCTACACCCCATCAACAagcacccctccccctccctcctcccgctCCCTCTACAGCAGACAGCCAGGCAGCTCTGGATCGAACTTTGACCTGTTACACAAAGTGACGCTGAACAGTGCTGATAACGAAGAGCAGAGGGAGTGAGAGCCAACTGGGACCCGAGGTAAACAAGCCTCACCTGCAGAACACACTGGAGACAGAGTACTGTAAACACATACCTCCTGCAGAACAccctggagacagaggactgtaAACACATACCTCCTGCAGAACACCCTGGAGACAGAGTACTGTAAACACATACCTCCTGCAGAACACCCTGGAGACAGAGTACTGTAAACACATACCTCCTGCAGAACACCCTGGAGACAGAGTACTGTAAACACATACCTCCTGCAGAACACCCTGGAGACAGAGTACTGTAAACACATACCTCCTGCAGAACACCCTGTAGACAGAGTACTGTAAACACATACCTCCTGCAGCCTGCAGAACACCCTGGAGACAGAGTACTGTAAACACATACCTCCTGCAGAACACCCTGTAGACAGAGTACTGTAAACACATACCTCCTGCAGCCTGCAGAACACCCTGGAGACAGAGTACTGTAAACACATACCTCCTGCAGAACACCCTGTAGACAGAGTACTGTAAACACATACCTCCTGCAGCCTGCAGAACACCCTGGAGACAGAGTACTGTAAACACATACCTCCTGCAGAACACCCTGTAGACAGAGTACTGTAAACACATACCTCCTGCAGAACACCCTGTAGACAGAGTACTGTAAACACATACCTCCTGCAGCCTGCAGAACACCCTGGAGACAGAGTACTGTAAACACATACCTCCTGCAGCCTGCAGAACACCCTGGAGACAGAGTACTGTAAACACATACCTCCTGCAGCCTGCAGAACACCCTGGAGACAGAGTACTGTAAACACATACCTCCTGCAGCCTGCAGAACACCCTGGAGACAGAGTACTGTAAACACATACCTCCTGCAGAACACCCTGGAGACAGAGTACTGTAAACACATACCTCCTGCAGAACACCCTGGAGACAGAGTACTGTAAACACATACCTCCTGCAGAACTGCAGTCATAACGCTGTTCCAAGGCACAGCATTCATTGTTGTAATGCACATTCCTGATTGTCCATGGATGTTGTGATTGTGTTCTGTTTTCCTGTCAATAGCTGCTTTGTGTTGATGAGGTTACTATATCTATTGCTACTCAGCCAACATCAGCCATGCGTTAATAACCGCTTAACAAGCAAGTTGGTAGTGAAAGCATAGTTGCAACATAACATATTGCAGCCAAGTGCATTCTACTTTCTAACACTGTAAAAGGGACTAACATTTATCTCCACATGGGAGACAATTGGGATTTTCTCCAGCCCCCCCGTGGCATGACAGTAATCTATTCAGGGAAGCTAGTGACCAGGTGTGGCTGGTGACTGTGTTATTGCACTGCTGACCTGACCTgcactgctgacacacacacacacacacacacacacacacacacacacacacacacacaggcccctgACACACTCACTGCAAGTCAGGGGAAGTCTGCAGGACCTGTTTGTTGTGAGGAATGTCATAATCAGTCTACTCTAATCACTCATGTTCTGTTCccattgcatgtgtgtgtgcatgtgcatgtgcgtttgtgtgtgcgcttgtgtgtgtgtgtgtgtgtgtgtgtgtgtgtgtgtgtgtgtgtgtgtgtgtgtgtgtgtgtgtgtgtgtgtgtgtgtgtgtgtgtgtgtgtgtgtgtgtgtgtgtgtgtgtgtgtgtgtgtgtgtgtgtgtgtgtgtgtgtgtgtgtgtgtgtgtgtgtgtgtgtgtgtgtgtgtgtgtgtgcatacgcgtgcgtgtgtgtgtgtgtgtgcagtttaAAGGTATGTATAGTGAGTGAGCACAGTGAGTGCTCAATAACACATCTAATGTTATTTGATTGGAGTCATATAAGTGTTCAGGTTTCATACTCTGACCAATCCCCATACACAGTGACTATGAGCTTTTCTTTTATTGTAGGTTAATTATTGGCAGCTTTTCAATTTACTTTCAGGTATACACATTAACATGAACTATACATATTAAGAGCATACatacacaagtatgtggacaccccttcaaatgagtggattcggctatttcagccataacCGTTGCTGACATGTGTATAACAATGAGCgtgcagccatgcaatctccatagacaaacattgacagtagaatgcacaatactgaagagctcagtgacataggatgccaccttttcaacaagccAGTTTCTGACCTTctaaagctgccccggtcaattgtctagtgctgttgttgtgaagtggaaacgtctaggagcaacaacggctcagccgcgaagtggtaggccacacaagctcacagaacaggactgctgggtctgtcctcggttgcaacactcactaccgagttccaaactgcctctggaagcaacgtcagcacaagaacagttcgtcgggagcttcatgaaatgggtttctatggccgagcagccacacagaagcctaagatcaccatgcgcaaagccagctgtcggctggagtggtgtaaagctcaccaccattggactgtGGAGCAGTGGAAATACAGTTTGCATAGTGTaaactgtaacgtttggtggagTAGGaacaatggtctggggctgtttttcatggtcgggccccttagttccagtgaagggaaatcttaatgctacagcatacaaagatattctagacaattctgtgcttccaacgttGTAGCAACAGTTtcggaaaggccctttcctgtttctgcatgacaattcccctgttcacaaagcgaggtccgtacagaaaatgtttgtcgagattggtgcggaataacttgactggcctgcactgagccatcaactccatcgaacacatttgggatgaattggaacattgactgtgagccaggcctaatcgcccaacatcagtcccCGAACCTCACTtagctcgtggctgaatggaagcaagtccctgcagcaatgttccaacatctagtggaaagacttcaCAGTAgagtagcagcaaaggggggaccaactatatattacagttttttacaaCAGCTAGGAACAATTTCTCAATACTTATGTCTCTTTTTCAAAACTTTTCACACAGTGAGCACAACATCAGTCTATGTGGGCTAAACGGTGGATCATGTTTCATTGCTTTGGCACAAAATGCATTCCATGACTGCATCTTTCAAATGTCATGATTTCTTTTCTCactcagacacaaccaccaccaaaacTCTGTGTACCTACAGGCAAATTTACACATGTTTACATACTcttttcaaaactgttaaacttAAGTTCAAAACCTAACATAACACAAAATTGAATAAGACTACATTTCTACATTTCTACAGTAATATCGGattgaaatgtattccaaatCTAAAAAATGAAATACAATTAGACCAAAACCACAGCTGATGCCCATTGTAGCTGAACACCTACCCAGGTGTTCGTCTTTCAATTTCATTACCATCTATACAAAAGGGGACATCTTAGGAATAATGCTGTACTGTAATATAAACATGGACCCAGCCAGAGATAGAGAAGTGGCTGACAGAGGAggaagagtggctgggagagggagaggagtacgTATGTGTGGTGGAAGAGGACCGAGAGGAAGCTCAAGAGCTGTAGTCTCAGATACGATTAGGGCGACTATAATTGATTATGTAATAAATCATGGTCTATCAATGAGAGAGGCTGGTCTGAGAGCGCAGCCAAATCTGCAACGCTCAACAGTGGCATCTATTGTGAGAAAGTTCCggcaaaacaacaggtgagatgtGCATTCTGCCAGGGCATCTGACTGAACTGCACATTACAGAAGTCAATTGAGCAAAGCCACCAAACCCTCTTGTGCGTAATTGTTTTTGGAATTCTGCTTAGGACCCAACAGTTACCTCCCACAGGCAGGAAAGGTAGGATTTTCACTGCTGTGCAGGAAACTGCAATCGTTGATATGGGAATCAGAAACAATGGCATGAAACTCACAGAGATTCGGGACAGAGTGTTGGCAGACAACATTACATTTGGAAATATTCACAATGTAACAATAACAACTATTTCTAGAGTCCTGAAACAACATAAAGTCAGGATGAAGCAGTTGTACACTGTCCCCttggagaggaactctgaacgagTCAAGCAACTCAGGAaccaatatgtccaggtaagatgACTATAAAATACAGAACTGGTTATGAACTAAACCAAACAGGGCAGAGGCACACCATGGCATGTTTTTAGGTATAATGTAAATGACCGTGATAGCCTAACTCTTATGTTGCATTGTGGATTTATTTTAGAGAATCATTGAGATTGAAGCCAGGCAAACAGCCCACATATTCATCTTTGTGGATGAGGCTGGTTTCAACTTGGCCAACACGGCGGCGAGGAAGGAATGCGATTAGAAAAAGAGCCACagtggatgtcccgggccagaggaGTGCCAACATCACAATGTGTACAGCAATATCCTCTGATTGATTGCTGTTACACAAACCGCTAATTGGGTCATAcgacaccgagcgtctcattacgttcctggatgacctctatggaagggttgggtcAGGTGAGGAAAGGGTTGCAGTGAGGCGAAATAGGCCAACGTTTGTAATAGTGTGGGACAATGTGGCATTTCACCACTCCTGTGCAGTCACAGAGTGGTTTGCAGCCCATCCCAGGATGGTGTcacttttcctcccaccttactctccattcctcaattCCCATAGATTAATTATTTTCCTCCttccttactctccattcctcaaccccatagattAATGATTTTCCTCATGATCAAATGTCCACCCTGGACACAATGAATACTGGATGCCTGGACATATCTGCAGAAGATTTCCAGGGATGGACCAGGCATTCCAAAATATTCTTTCCTAGGTGTATTGCCCAAGAGGACATAAGATGTAATGTcgatgagaacctgtggccaaatgcagaagacagggttgactagcattgctactgtatctgtattGGTAGATGGTGTATATACAAATTCTTGTATTTTGGAATCACTCAATTCCAAACAATGACATAAAAGATATTGAAGCATAttgcatcatgtctgattcattCCTGTAACATATACTACAGTCAattctaaacagtagagaggtgTCATTCTTGATTCTTGTTTTGTAAAGACATTTTTACAAAAGAAAACATTGTGTAATGCTTCCTGTTGTTAGTGTTTTTTAGGTCATTGCTTTATGAGTGACAACGTGTGCTTGTTGGGTGACAACCTTTGCTAGTGTTACGGAAGAATGAGTTGATTTGAGACATGTATGAAGAGTTTTGGTAGTTTTAGTGCATTTTGGATGTGAAATTAACTACTGTGCCAAGCTGAAAGTTGGTTAGGAGaactgtgtgaagagttttgaaaaagtgaCCTAAATATTGAGAAATGGGTCCTAGAGATGGTAAAAAAAACCtgtaatgctcatgattttggaatgagatcagactgttaaacagccaccacgaacattgagtggctgctgctaacacactgactcaactccagccactttaataatgggaattgatgggaattgatgtaaaatatatcactagccactttaaacaatgctacttaatataatgtttacataccctacattattcatctcatatgtatacgtatataatgtactctatatcatctactgcatctttatgtaatacatgtatcactagccactttaaactatgccactttgtttacatactaatctcatatgtatatactgcacttgataccatctactgcatcttgcctatgctgctctgtaccatcactcattcatatatctttatgtacatattctttatccctttacacttgtgtgtataaggtagtagttttggaattgttagttagattactcgttggttattactgcattgtcggaactagaagcacaagcatttcgctacactcgcattaacatctgctaaccatgtgtatgtgacaaatacaatttgatttgatttgatttgattttgacaagCAGCTGTCCACATACTATCGATCATATAGTGTATGTACTGTACTACTTGTAGTGTACTGCTTTCTTGAGTCTGTGTTTTGAGGGGGGTTCTCACCTGTTTTTCCACAGCTGCCAAACCTCCCCAGACATTCCTTATGGGCTCCAACACCACACTTGGAGCAAAGGTACCCCTGGTTAAAGATACCcctggaagagagaagagagagacaaccaGTGTTACTCAGTgtggcatgtgtgtatgtgtgtgtgtgtgtgtgtgtgtgtgtgtgtgtgtgtgtgtgtgtgtgtgtgtgtgtgtgtgtgtgtgtgtgtgtgtgtgtgtgtgtgtgtgtgtgtgtgtgtgtgtgtgtgtgtgtgtgtgtgtgtgtgtttaactatacttgtgggacattgtgttggttaaggttaggtttttggtttagagttagggttagggttaaggttagggttagggtaagagtacgggttagggttaaggttaggggttaaggaaaataggattttgaatggaactGAATTgtatgtccccacaaggttagctgcgcaagactgtgtgtgtgtgtgtgtgtgtgtgtgtgtgtgtgtgtgtgtgtgtgtgtgtgtgtgtgtgtgtgtgtgtgtgtgtgtgtgtgtgtgtgtgtgtgtgtgtgtgtgtgtgtgtgtgtgtgtgtgtgtgtgtgggataaaGAGAGGCAgtaaagaaagaggaggaggacgaaGAGTCTTTAAAAGATGTGACTTGATGCCATTCCAACTCCCCTGTCTCGGGTTCAACCATCCGTCATcgcctctccactcctccctaccTGCGGCGGTACTGTCTTTTACATAACCACTCCAGAACCTCCTGCTGATTACAATGATGTAAAGCCCGGCCGCCCCAGTCTGACTAACTCTCCTGGTgagccacacacacaaactagaATTAGGGTTGAGCCAGGGTGTGGACATCCATGGTAGCtaaggtatgggttagggttgaacccAGATGTGGAATtgaagctggggttagggttagggttatgggtgaggctagggttagagttgagccaggttgtggacatgaagctagggttagggttagggttatgggttagggtcatggtTACACACAGATGTTGTAAACACACCATGCTCAGTCAGCTCACACTCTTGTAACTCCCCTTCTCGCCTAGTATATTTGTCCTCTTGCATGCTCAcatatattttaaatgtattttcccCATCTGACATCCACCTGGAATGGGCAATAATGGGCCATATAGGGTCATCAGCTGGGTCTTCTTCACATCATGCGCCCCCAGCCATGAAGTGATCCatatatttaactaggtaagtcagttaacaacaaattattatctacaatgacggcctaccgaggaacagtgggttaatacctgccttgttcaggggcagaacaaccgatttttaccttgtcagctcggggccAGTAACCTTGacacccaacgctctaaccaccaggctacctgccggcccCAAACAATATATACCCATTGGTTGTAGACACAGGTTCAGGGTTGTCAGTCAAAAAGCTGTTGCTGtccccttgagcaaggtacttaaccctaattactcctgtaagtcgctctggataagagtctgctaaatgactcaaatgtaaaagaACATgtagtatgtgtgcgtgtgtgcgtgtgtgacccTGTACCTTAGCAGCATGTGGCAGTAGCTACAGGATGTAATTCTGTCGAAGGTGTGCATCTTGAACTCATGGAAGTTACTGGTGCCATTCTCTGGACGTATGTTGGATCTACAAGACATGGGCAAGAAAGGATATGAAGATTAGAAAAGACAAGTGCAATCGTACATTGGCAGTTTCACATTGTGACGTTAAGGTAACTGCAGTCAGCTATACTGGTAGCAAATCTCGGTTCCACATTGGAACTTGACTGTAGCTCTAcagtctacatacagactacacgGGTACTTTGATACAAGCTCGGCAGTTTCTGTATTACTTCCATAAGTCGTTATGTTTACATGTTGCCCATAGTAACACCTGACGTCAGGGGCCTTCACCTAATTTTTGACaattataataaataaaaaacctGGTAGCAACCCGAGACAGACTTCCTGATTCTTCCCACATGAAAAAAATAtgacagtatactgtagaatactacactacacaatgtagtatccctcgatcatgtgtaatacttactatagaatgttgtaatatactgtagaatactatagtaaatacacAAGTAATGTTCGCAAAACCGCTACAGTGCACAAAAACACTACACTGCTTttaactatagtaaataccagACTATTTCATTTGCATATACCTAACCCATTCCCCTCCCCATATCACATGTTGTgccacccataagtgagaaacctacatgccaagtatacACCATATTGTGTtctctacaggttatagaaaagagcagaagcctTTTTCCAAATTGTGTTAGGTTAGTGccatattggggcggcagggtagcctagtggttaaagcgctAAACTAGtgaccaaaaggttgcaagatcgaatccccgagctaacaaggtaaaaatctttcattctgcccctgaacaaggcagttaacccactgttcctaggctgtcattgaaaatactaattttttcttaactgactagcctagttaaataaagctaaatatatatatatacatattctaaaatggataaacaattatgtccctcatcaatctacacacaatttaTTACGTAAATAACAATGAAACTcgaatttgagctcaggtgcatcctgttcccattttttagatgtttctacaacttaattggagtccaactgtggtaaattcaattgaatggacattatttgaaaaggcacacatctgtctatataaggtcccacagatgacagtgcatgtcagagaaaaaaaccaagccatgaggtcaaaggaacaTTCCGTAGAGCTGAGGAagggtctggggaagggtaccaaacaatttatgcagtattgaaggtccccaagaacaaaatggaagaagtttggaaccaccaagactcttcctagagctggatgcccggccaaactgagaaatcgggggagaagggccttggtcagggagatggtcactctgacagagttccagagttcctctgtggagatgggagaacccaccagaaggacaaccatctctgtagcactctaccaatcagacctttatggtagagtggccagacggaagccactcctcagtaaaaggaacatgacagtccctacggtgaagcatggtggtggcagcatcatgctatggggatgttttcagcggcagggactgggagactagtcaggattgagggaaagatgaacagagcaaattacagagagatccttgatgaaaacctgttgcagagcgctcaggacctcagactgggggtgaaggttcaccttccaaaaggacaatga contains these protein-coding regions:
- the LOC127912840 gene encoding uncharacterized protein LOC127912840 isoform X23, whose amino-acid sequence is MCLQYSVSRVFCRRYVFTVLCLQGVLQEVCVYSTLSPGCSAGCRRYVFTVLCLQGVLQAAGGMCLQYSVSRVFCRLQEVCVYSTLSTGCSAGGMCLQYSVSRVFCRLQEVCVYSTLSTGCSAGGMCLQYSVSRVFCRLQEVCVYSTLSTGCSAGGMCLQYSVSRVFCRLQEVCVYSTLSTGCSAGGMCLQYSVSRVFCRRYVFTVLCLQGVLQEVCVYSTLSPGCSAGGMCLQYSVSRVFCRRYVFTVLCLQCVLQVRLVYLGSQLALTPSALRYQHCSASLCVTGQSSIQSCLAVCCRGSGRREGEGCLLMGCSPSQESQ
- the LOC127912840 gene encoding uncharacterized protein LOC127912840 isoform X33; this translates as MCITTMNAVPWNSVMTAVLQEVCVYSTLSPGCSAGGMCLQYSVSRVFCRRYVFTVLCLQGVLQAAGGMCLQYSVSRVFCRLQEVCVYSTLSPGCSAGCRRYVFTVLCLQGVLQAAGGMCLQYSVYRVFCRRYVFTVLCLQGVLQAAGGMCLQYSVSRVFCRLQEVCVYSTLSTGCSAGGMCLQYSVSRVFCRRYVFTVLCLQGVLQEVCVYSTLSPGCSAGGMCLQYSVSRVFCRRYVFTVLCLQCVLQVRLVYLGSQLALTPSALRYQHCSASLCVTGQSSIQSCLAVCCRGSGRREGEGCLLMGCSPSQESQ
- the LOC127912840 gene encoding uncharacterized protein LOC127912840 isoform X34 codes for the protein MCLQYSVSRVFCRRYVFTVLCLQGVLQEVCVYSTLSPGCSAGCRRYVFTVLCLQGVLQAAGGMCLQYSVSRVFCRLQEVCVYSTLSPGCSAGCRRYVFTVLCLQGVLQAAGGMCLQYSVYRVFCRRYVFTVLCLQGVLQAAGGMCLQYSVYRVFCRRYVFTVLCLQGVLQAAGGMCLQYSVYRVFCRRYVFTVLCLQGVLQEVCVYSTLSPGCSAGGMCLQYSVSRVFCRRYVFTVLCLQCVLQVRLVYLGSQLALTPSALRYQHCSASLCVTGQSSIQSCLAVCCRGSGRREGEGCLLMGCSPSQESQ
- the LOC127912840 gene encoding uncharacterized protein LOC127912840 isoform X9; translated protein: MCITTMNAVPWNSVMTAVLQEVCVYSTLSPGCSAGGMCLQYSVSRVFCRRYVFTVLCLQGVLQAAGGMCLQYSVSRVFCRLQEVCVYSTLSPGCSAGCRRYVFTVLCLQGVLQAAGGMCLQYSVYRVFCRRYVFTVLCLQGVLQAAGGMCLQYSVYRVFCRRYVFTVLCLQGVLQAAGGMCLQYSVYRVFCRRYVFTVLCLQGVLQAAGGMCLQYSVYRVFCRRYVFTVLCLQGVLQEVCVYSTLSPGCSAGGMCLQYSVSRVFCRRYVFTVLCLQCVLQVRLVYLGSQLALTPSALRYQHCSASLCVTGQSSIQSCLAVCCRGSGRREGEGCLLMGCSPSQESQ
- the LOC127912840 gene encoding uncharacterized protein LOC127912840 isoform X15, giving the protein MCITTMNAVPWNSVMTAVLQEVCVYSTLSPGCSAGGMCLQYSVSRVFCRRYVFTVLCLQGVLQAAGGMCLQYSVSRVFCRLQEVCVYSTLSPGCSAGCRRYVFTVLCLQGVLQAAGGMCLQYSVYRVFCRRYVFTVLCLQGVLQAAGGMCLQYSVYRVFCRRYVFTVLCLQGVLQAAGGMCLQYSVSRVFCRLQEVCVYSTLSTGCSAGGMCLQYSVSRVFCRRYVFTVLCLQGVLQEVCVYSTLSPGCSAGGMCLQYSVSRVFCRRYVFTVLCLQCVLQVRLVYLGSQLALTPSALRYQHCSASLCVTGQSSIQSCLAVCCRGSGRREGEGCLLMGCSPSQESQ
- the LOC127912840 gene encoding uncharacterized protein LOC127912840 isoform X35, with product MCLQYSVSRVFCRRYVFTVLCLQGVLQEVCVYSTLSPGCSAGCRRYVFTVLCLQGVLQAAGGMCLQYSVSRVFCRLQEVCVYSTLSPGCSAGCRRYVFTVLCLQGVLQAAGGMCLQYSVSRVFCRLQEVCVYSTLSTGCSAGGMCLQYSVSRVFCRLQEVCVYSTLSTGCSAGGMCLQYSVSRVFCRRYVFTVLCLQGVLQEVCVYSTLSPGCSAGGMCLQYSVSRVFCRRYVFTVLCLQCVLQVRLVYLGSQLALTPSALRYQHCSASLCVTGQSSIQSCLAVCCRGSGRREGEGCLLMGCSPSQESQ
- the LOC127912840 gene encoding uncharacterized protein LOC127912840 isoform X26; the protein is MCLQYSVSRVFCRRYVFTVLCLQGVLQEVCVYSTLSPGCSAGCRRYVFTVLCLQGVLQAAGGMCLQYSVSRVFCRLQEVCVYSTLSPGCSAGCRRYVFTVLCLQGVLQEVCVYSTLSTGCSAGGMCLQYSVSRVFCRLQEVCVYSTLSTGCSAGGMCLQYSVYRVFCRRYVFTVLCLQGVLQAAGGMCLQYSVYRVFCRRYVFTVLCLQGVLQEVCVYSTLSPGCSAGGMCLQYSVSRVFCRRYVFTVLCLQCVLQVRLVYLGSQLALTPSALRYQHCSASLCVTGQSSIQSCLAVCCRGSGRREGEGCLLMGCSPSQESQ
- the LOC127912840 gene encoding uncharacterized protein LOC127912840 isoform X39, with the translated sequence MCITTMNAVPWNSVMTAVLQEVCVYSTLSPGCSAGGMCLQYSVSRVFCRRYVFTVLCLQGVLQAAGGMCLQYSVSRVFCRLQEVCVYSTLSPGCSAGCRRYVFTVLCLQGVLQAAGGMCLQYSVYRVFCRRYVFTVLCLQGVLQEVCVYSTLSPGCSAGCRRYVFTVLCLQGVLQEVCVYSTLSTGCSAGGMCLQYSVSRVFCRLQEVCVYSTLSTGCSAGGMCLQYSVSRVFCRRYVFTVLCLQGVLQEVCVYSTLSPVCSAGEACLPRVPVGSHSLCSSLSALFSVTLCNRSKFDPELPGCLL
- the LOC127912840 gene encoding uncharacterized protein LOC127912840 isoform X7, with product MCITTMNAVPWNSVMTAVLQEVCVYSTLSPGCSAGGMCLQYSVSRVFCRRYVFTVLCLQGVLQAAGGMCLQYSVSRVFCRLQEVCVYSTLSPGCSAGCRRYVFTVLCLQGVLQAAGGMCLQYSVYRVFCRRYVFTVLCLQGVLQEVCVYSTLSPGCSAGCRRYVFTVLCLQGVLQEVCVYSTLSTGCSAGGMCLQYSVSRVFCRLQEVCVYSTLSTGCSAGGMCLQYSVSRVFCRRYVFTVLCLQGVLQEVCVYSTLSPGCSAGGMCLQYSVSRVFCRRYVFTVLCLQGVLQEVCVYSTLSPVCSAGEACLPRVPVGSHSLCSSLSALFSVTLCNRSKFDPELPGCLL
- the LOC127912840 gene encoding uncharacterized protein LOC127912840 isoform X18, which translates into the protein MCITTMNAVPWNSVMTAVLQEVCVYSTLSPGCSAGGMCLQYSVSRVFCRRYVFTVLCLQGVLQAAGGMCLQYSVSRVFCRLQEVCVYSTLSPGCSAGCRRYVFTVLCLQGVLQAAGGMCLQYSVYRVFCRRYVFTVLCLQGVLQAAGGMCLQYSVYRVFCRRYVFTVLCLQGVLQAAGGMCLQYSVYRVFCRRYVFTVLCLQGVLQAAGGMCLQYSVYRVFCRRYVFTVLCLQGVLQEVCVYSTLSPGCSAGGMCLQYSVSRVFCRRYVFTVLCLQGVLQEVCVYSTLSPVCSAGEACLPRVPVGSHSLCSSLSALFSVTLCNRSKFDPELPGCLL